CGCATTGACTCGTCTGCGCAGGCGCGTTCAGCTCTTGGCGTTCTGGTTCCCCATGCCGGTTATATGTATTCCGGCGATGTGGCGGGAGCGGTCTATTCTCGCATCGAATTCCCGGAAACGGTGATTTTGCTGGGGCCGAATCATAGCGGAGAAGGCGCGAAGGTCGCGGTGATGACCGAGGGCGTCTGGCAAACGCCGCTCGGGCAGAGTGCAATCGATTCGGAGTTGGCAGAGGCGATTTGCGGGCAGTCGACGCTGGCGACTGCGGATGCGCGCGCTCATGGCAAAGAGCATTCGCTTGAAACGCAATTGCCCTTCCTGCAGTTTTTCAAACCCGACATTAAAATCGTTCCCATTTGCTTGAGCCGACTGGACTGGCCTTCGTGCCAGAAGTTCGCCCAAGCGATTCTATCCGCTCTCGGTTCCAGGCGCGTATTGATTGTGGCGAGTTCAGACATGAGCCATTACGTTTCAGACGCGACGGCGAGGCGGCAGGACGCTCTGGCCCTGCATCAACTGGAAGCTAGAGATCCGCAGAGACTGCTGGAAACCGTGCGCGCCAACCAGATCAGCATGTGCGGCGTTGTTCCCGCGACGGTGATGCTGGTCTG
This window of the Candidatus Nitrohelix vancouverensis genome carries:
- the amrB gene encoding AmmeMemoRadiSam system protein B; this encodes MIRAAAVAGRFYPGDAEALSRDLTERIDSSAQARSALGVLVPHAGYMYSGDVAGAVYSRIEFPETVILLGPNHSGEGAKVAVMTEGVWQTPLGQSAIDSELAEAICGQSTLATADARAHGKEHSLETQLPFLQFFKPDIKIVPICLSRLDWPSCQKFAQAILSALGSRRVLIVASSDMSHYVSDATARRQDALALHQLEARDPQRLLETVRANQISMCGVVPATVMLVCANALGARQCETISYRTSGDVNGDLEHVVGYAGAVIR